One segment of Chionomys nivalis chromosome 1, mChiNiv1.1, whole genome shotgun sequence DNA contains the following:
- the Shh gene encoding sonic hedgehog protein produces MLLLARCLLVVLASSLLVCPGLACGPGRGFGKRRHPKKLTPLAYKQFIPNVAEKTLGASGRYEGKITRNSERFKELTPNYNPDIIFKDEENTGADRLMTQRCKDKLNALAISVMNQWPGVKLRVTEGWDEDGHHSEESLHYEGRAVDITTSDRDRSKYGMLARLAVEAGFDWVYYESKAHIHCSVKAENSVAAKSGGCFPGSATVHLEQGGTKLVKDLRPGDRVLAADDQGRLLYSDFLTFLDRDEGAKKVFYVIETREPRERLLLTAAHLLFVAPHNDSGAAGPAPGSGPSALFASRVRPGQRVYVVAERNGDRRLLPAAVHSVTLREEAAGAYAPLTAHGTILINRVLASCYAVIEEHGWAHRAFAPFRLAHALLAALAPTRTDAGGGGSVPAPQSAAEARGSGPASGIHWYSQLLYQIGTWLLDSETLHPLGMAVKSS; encoded by the exons ATGCTGCTGCTAGCGAGATGTCTTCTGGTGGTCCTCGCTTCCTCGTTGCTGGTGTGCCCCGGGCTGGCGTGCGGGCCCGGTAGGGGGTTTGGAAAGAGGCGGCACCCCAAAAAGCTGACCCCTTTAGCCTACAAGCAATTTATCCCCAACGTAGCCGAGAAGACCCTAGGGGCCAGCGGCAGATACGAAGGGAAGATCACAAGAAACTCCGAGCGATTTAAGGAGCTCACCCCCAATTACAACCCCGACATCATATTTAAGGATGAGGAAAACACGGGAGCAGACCGGCTGATGACTCAG AGGTGCAAAGACAAGCTGAATGCCTTGGCCATCTCTGTGATGAACCAGTGGCCGGGAGTGAAGCTGCGTGTGACTGAGGGCTGGGATGAGGATGGCCATCATTCCGAGGAGTCTCTGCACTATGAGGGCCGAGCAGTGGACATCACCACATCGGACCGGGACCGAAGCAAGTATGGCATGCTGGCGCGCCTGGCCGTGGAAGCTGGCTTTGACTGGGTCTACTATGAATCCAAAGCACACATCCACTGCTCTGTGAAAGCGG AGAACTCCGTGGCGGCCAAATCCGGGGGCTGCTTCCCGGGATCCGCCACAGTGCACCTGGAGCAGGGTGGCACCAAGCTGGTGAAGGACCTGCGTCCGGGAGACCGCGTGTTAGCGGCTGACGACCAGGGCCGGCTGCTGTACAGCGActtcctcaccttcctggaccgCGACGAAGGCGCCAAGAAGGTCTTCTACGTGATCGAGACGCGGGAGCCGCGCGAACGCCTGCTGCTCACCGCCGCGCACCTGCTCTTCGTGGCACCGCACAACGACTCGGGAGCCGCGGGGCCCGCACCGGGATCGGGACCGAGCGCGCTCTTCGCCAGCCGCGTGCGCCCCGGCCAGCGTGTGTACGTGGTGGCCGAACGCAATGGGGACCGCCGGCTGCTGCCAGCCGCGGTGCACAGCGTGACGCTGCGTGAAGAGGCCGCGGGCGCGTACGCACCGCTCACGGCGCACGGCACCATCCTCATCAACCGGGTGCTGGCCTCGTGCTACGCCGTCATCGAGGAGCACGGCTGGGCGCACCGGGCCTTCGCGCCCTTCCGCTTGGCACACGCGCTCCTGGCCGCGTTGGCACCCACCCGCACGGACGCCGGGGGTGGGGGCAGCGTCCCCGCACCCCAATCCGCAGCGGAGGCGAGGGGCTCAGGGCCGGCCTCGGGCATCCACTGGTACTCGCAGCTGCTCTACCAAATTGGCACCTGGCTGTTGGACAGCGAGACCTTGCATCCCTTGGGAATGGCGGTCAAATCCAGCTGA